In Candidatus Hadarchaeales archaeon, one DNA window encodes the following:
- a CDS encoding site-2 protease family protein, translating into MIRAECLSCGYEDYRMSSLGLGELLKDRCPKCGGDLAVTGKELPREWEEVLSEVEKEFLVVDFVFGKGEGELEVEARPNSSFSRLLRALRPKRKICALRRRDGSLYLRIFTLPPPKREKPYLPSLLLGLTLLSVFGSSYFFLFGETTKAMLFSISLMGILASHELGHGIAARRNGVEASPPYFIPAPTYLGTLGAVVRVRSPIPSRNALVEVGAYGPLLGFLAALSVSLLGLLWGGKGETGFLTTPVLLFLRSLVGRGSDNPLVLAGSVMMVITFLNLLPAGQLDGGHVARGLMNTRNHHTLTKIVGLGLLFSGLLLPYYPFFWVWGFLILLFFGRPHAGVLDDLSPLSSSHRFLAFATFLLLPLTFPLPEVWV; encoded by the coding sequence CTGTTGAAGGACAGGTGTCCCAAATGCGGTGGAGACTTAGCCGTTACGGGGAAGGAACTTCCCAGAGAGTGGGAGGAGGTACTCTCCGAGGTGGAGAAGGAGTTCTTGGTGGTGGATTTCGTGTTCGGTAAGGGGGAAGGGGAGCTCGAAGTGGAGGCTAGACCGAATTCCTCCTTCTCCAGACTCCTGCGTGCCCTGAGGCCCAAGAGGAAGATCTGTGCCCTCAGGAGAAGGGACGGGAGCCTTTACCTCAGGATCTTTACCCTCCCTCCTCCCAAGAGGGAAAAACCCTACCTCCCCTCCCTCCTCCTCGGGCTGACGCTCCTTTCGGTTTTCGGATCCAGCTACTTCTTTCTTTTCGGAGAAACGACGAAGGCCATGCTCTTCTCCATAAGTCTGATGGGAATCCTGGCTTCGCATGAACTCGGCCACGGGATCGCCGCTAGGAGAAACGGAGTGGAGGCTTCCCCCCCATACTTCATCCCAGCACCCACCTATCTGGGCACGTTGGGAGCGGTGGTGAGGGTGAGGAGCCCCATCCCTTCTAGGAATGCCCTGGTAGAGGTAGGGGCCTATGGGCCCTTGCTTGGTTTCCTGGCGGCCCTCTCCGTCAGTTTGCTGGGACTCCTCTGGGGAGGGAAGGGAGAAACGGGTTTCCTCACGACTCCGGTTCTCCTCTTCCTGAGGTCACTGGTCGGGAGGGGGTCCGACAATCCCCTCGTTCTCGCGGGTTCGGTAATGATGGTCATCACCTTCCTCAACCTCCTCCCTGCAGGGCAGCTGGATGGGGGACACGTGGCGAGGGGGCTCATGAATACTAGGAACCACCACACCCTCACGAAGATCGTGGGTCTGGGTCTTCTTTTCTCGGGCCTCCTTCTACCCTACTATCCCTTCTTTTGGGTCTGGGGCTTCCTCATCCTCCTCTTTTTCGGTCGTCCACATGCTGGGGTGCTGGACGATCTTTCCCCCCTCTCCTCCTCCCACCGTTTTCTGGCCTTCGCGACCTTCCTCCTCCTTCCCCTCACCTTTCCCCTGCCCGAGGTATGGGTATGA
- the tmk gene encoding dTMP kinase, translating to MKGKLLCVEGLDGCGKSTQVDLLAKWLRSLGYPVLRTAEPTKGSIGRLIRKGLREGGLTAEVEALLFAADRMDHASRLLFPALREGKMVVSERGLYSSIAYQCARGLKEEWIRELNRFSPLPDLTLFLDLPPEECLKRMEGKKLDLFERDLEFQRKVREKYLELVGRGEMERIEGRGSVGEVHERMKEAVLRWLGR from the coding sequence ATGAAGGGAAAGCTGCTCTGCGTGGAGGGATTGGATGGATGCGGCAAGAGCACGCAGGTGGACCTCTTGGCGAAGTGGTTGCGTTCTTTGGGCTATCCTGTTTTGCGTACGGCGGAACCGACCAAGGGATCCATAGGAAGACTCATAAGGAAGGGGCTGAGGGAAGGGGGCCTGACCGCCGAGGTGGAGGCCCTCCTCTTCGCCGCCGATAGGATGGACCATGCCTCCCGTCTGCTTTTCCCCGCCCTGAGGGAGGGAAAGATGGTGGTGAGTGAAAGGGGCCTTTACTCTTCCATAGCCTACCAGTGCGCAAGGGGTTTGAAGGAGGAATGGATAAGGGAGCTCAACAGGTTTTCCCCCCTTCCAGACCTCACCCTTTTCTTGGACCTCCCCCCAGAGGAATGTTTGAAGAGGATGGAGGGGAAGAAACTGGATCTCTTTGAGAGGGATTTGGAGTTCCAGAGGAAGGTCAGGGAGAAATACTTGGAGTTGGTCGGGAGGGGGGAGATGGAGAGGATAGAGGGGAGGGGATCGGTGGGGGAGGTACATGAAAGGATGAAGGAAGCGGTGTTGCGGTGGTTAGGGAGGTGA
- a CDS encoding signal recognition particle protein Srp54, with product MVLERLGKALHGALQKLARAPHLDEETVKELVRDLQRALLQADVNVQLVLDLTKRLEERLRKEVPPPGMSRREHAVKIVYEELSSLLGKPSSFELKRGGPTVVLMVGLQGSGKTTSVAKLAYHFKKKGFRVGIVCADTFRAGAYEQLFQLGQKAGVEVWGDPTAKDSVELARRGVEELRKKCDLILVDSAGRHKEERGLMEEMKKMVEELQPDEVMLVVDGTLGQQARDQAEAFRKVAPLGSILVTKLDGTAKGGGALSAVAATGAPIKFIGTGEHLEDLEPFSPPKFMARLLGMGDLETFFRRMEETMGEKAGEEMKEALRGKLTLKMVYEQLEAMSKMGPLKKIANLLPGVGVSLSEEQLRVGEEKLKRFKVIMQSMTPQELENPEILNASRIRRIAKGSGTSEAEVRELLKQYELMKKMLKMLGKGRLPRVGPLGKLVKELEKRGR from the coding sequence ATGGTTCTAGAAAGATTGGGAAAGGCCCTGCATGGAGCCCTTCAAAAGCTCGCCAGGGCCCCGCATTTGGATGAGGAAACGGTGAAGGAGCTCGTGAGGGATCTCCAGAGGGCCCTTCTACAGGCGGATGTGAACGTTCAGCTGGTCCTCGACCTCACGAAGAGGTTGGAGGAACGCCTCAGGAAGGAGGTCCCCCCGCCGGGGATGAGCAGAAGGGAACATGCGGTGAAGATAGTTTACGAGGAACTCTCCAGTCTATTGGGGAAACCCTCTTCCTTTGAGCTGAAGAGGGGAGGACCTACCGTGGTCCTCATGGTGGGTCTTCAGGGGAGCGGTAAAACCACTTCCGTGGCCAAGCTAGCCTACCACTTCAAGAAAAAGGGCTTTAGGGTGGGAATCGTATGTGCCGATACCTTCAGGGCTGGAGCCTATGAGCAACTTTTCCAGCTCGGTCAGAAGGCTGGAGTGGAAGTTTGGGGGGACCCCACGGCAAAGGATTCGGTTGAGCTCGCCAGGAGGGGGGTGGAGGAACTTAGGAAGAAATGCGACCTGATCCTCGTGGATTCGGCGGGGAGACACAAGGAGGAGAGGGGACTGATGGAGGAGATGAAGAAGATGGTGGAAGAACTGCAGCCGGATGAGGTGATGCTGGTGGTGGATGGCACCCTGGGACAGCAGGCTAGGGATCAGGCGGAGGCCTTCAGGAAGGTGGCACCCTTGGGCTCCATCCTCGTGACCAAGCTCGATGGGACGGCGAAGGGTGGAGGAGCCCTTTCGGCCGTGGCGGCCACGGGTGCACCCATCAAGTTCATAGGGACGGGGGAACACCTGGAGGACCTAGAACCCTTTTCTCCCCCGAAGTTCATGGCGAGGCTTTTGGGAATGGGGGACTTGGAGACTTTCTTCAGGAGGATGGAGGAGACGATGGGGGAAAAGGCCGGGGAGGAGATGAAGGAAGCCCTCAGGGGAAAGCTCACCCTCAAAATGGTTTACGAGCAGTTGGAGGCCATGAGCAAGATGGGTCCCCTGAAAAAGATAGCCAACCTCCTTCCCGGGGTGGGGGTCTCCCTTTCGGAAGAGCAGTTGAGGGTGGGGGAGGAAAAACTGAAACGTTTCAAGGTGATCATGCAATCGATGACACCCCAGGAACTGGAAAACCCCGAGATCCTCAACGCTTCCAGGATAAGGAGGATAGCCAAGGGATCTGGTACGAGCGAGGCGGAAGTGAGGGAACTTTTGAAGCAATATGAGCTCATGAAGAAGATGCTGAAAATGCTTGGGAAGGGGAGACTGCCCAGGGTGGGGCCTCTGGGAAAGCTGGTGAAAGAACTGGAAAAGAGGGGGAGATAG
- a CDS encoding 50S ribosomal protein L21e, producing the protein MTKARKKLTKKRGEALTAGRIMGGFEMGERVVLKIEPSVQKGRPHPRYQGRVGVVVGRRGRAYEVEITDGGKRKRIIILPEHLQRVGE; encoded by the coding sequence ATGACCAAGGCTAGGAAGAAGCTCACCAAGAAGAGGGGAGAGGCCCTCACGGCTGGGAGGATCATGGGAGGTTTTGAGATGGGGGAAAGGGTGGTGTTGAAGATAGAGCCCAGCGTGCAGAAGGGGAGGCCCCATCCGAGGTACCAGGGAAGGGTGGGAGTGGTGGTGGGTAGGAGGGGAAGGGCCTACGAGGTGGAGATTACCGATGGAGGGAAAAGGAAAAGGATTATTATTTTGCCTGAGCACCTGCAAAGGGTGGGTGAGTGA